In the genome of Fluviispira vulneris, one region contains:
- a CDS encoding TIM barrel protein produces MYSVLNITKDYDADNSKMSSTIGHEEEDFLQSCKFAYKYEYMGINVDLEQPKYSIYEMKSILNDFGLIPTSFHFTVKLTGTDNEFYNSLKKFSIQSENAAKIGCKIALNYLPPFSNNLNFDSLFKLYVKRLNLVKNILINNDIKIAFEFIGPTETRVHTKYDFIHTIDGVRCLISAADLYQNAGFKLDVHHWQHSGASLLDLQHLDLENIIYLELNDGLTGYNQFTIPEFKRTLPLKTGVNDVKGFLMTLYNKGYRGPVAIEPWNDELASMSMEEAIKQSKKSLNECFKLINL; encoded by the coding sequence ATGTATTCTGTTTTAAATATCACAAAAGACTATGATGCAGACAATAGCAAAATGAGTTCAACAATTGGTCATGAAGAAGAAGATTTTTTGCAGTCTTGTAAATTTGCGTACAAATATGAATACATGGGAATTAATGTAGATTTAGAACAGCCAAAATATTCTATTTATGAAATGAAAAGCATTTTAAATGATTTTGGCTTAATTCCTACATCTTTTCATTTTACTGTTAAATTAACAGGGACTGATAATGAGTTTTACAATAGTTTAAAAAAATTCTCGATTCAATCTGAAAATGCTGCAAAAATAGGATGTAAAATTGCATTAAATTATCTTCCTCCATTTTCAAATAATTTAAATTTTGATTCCTTATTTAAGTTATATGTAAAAAGGTTGAATCTGGTTAAAAATATTTTAATTAATAATGATATAAAGATTGCTTTTGAATTTATTGGACCTACTGAAACACGAGTACATACAAAATATGATTTTATTCATACAATTGATGGTGTGAGATGTTTAATAAGTGCCGCTGATCTATATCAAAATGCTGGTTTTAAACTAGATGTACATCATTGGCAGCATAGCGGAGCCTCGCTTTTAGATCTGCAGCATTTGGACTTAGAAAATATTATATATTTAGAGTTAAATGATGGATTGACAGGATATAATCAATTTACAATTCCAGAGTTTAAAAGAACTTTGCCATTAAAAACTGGTGTTAACGATGTTAAAGGATTTTTAATGACTTTATATAATAAAGGCTATAGAGGTCCTGTTGCTATCGAACCTTGGAATGACGAGTTGGCATCAATGAGCATGGAAGAGGCAATAAAACAATCAAAGAAGTCTCTTAATGAATGCTTTAAATTAATTAACTTATAA
- a CDS encoding thiamine-binding protein, with protein sequence MNNENGNPIISVAFQVIPKVSGSLNAYDIVDKAIKIVQDSGVKFEVGPMETTMEGQQDELFNIVKQAQDECIKNGALEVMTFVKIHYRPSGVTISEKVSKYR encoded by the coding sequence ATGAATAATGAAAATGGTAATCCTATTATTAGCGTAGCTTTTCAAGTGATACCAAAAGTCTCAGGTAGCCTAAATGCTTATGATATTGTGGATAAAGCAATTAAGATTGTTCAAGACTCAGGCGTAAAGTTCGAAGTGGGACCAATGGAAACTACTATGGAAGGTCAGCAAGATGAGTTATTTAATATTGTTAAACAAGCTCAAGACGAGTGTATTAAAAATGGAGCACTTGAAGTTATGACTTTTGTTAAAATACATTATCGACCTTCAGGTGTAACTATTTCTGAAAAAGTTTCTAAATACCGTTAA
- a CDS encoding phosphatidylinositol-specific phospholipase C domain-containing protein codes for MFKIIINNLIISFSILLYSNTLFAASKTKYLYINNFSNTNIFNLLTENVDNSDWDGVSRPDKNINGKSLASGQKLSEREEINTYKNTHCFNLNIHMKDEIPNIRVCLDSDWTNQNWRTLYIGNKYDVVSYGQTNDVYIDVINHVDLQNWTTNLPDSMPIAKMSIPGTHDSGTWHYNNFIMNSFVRTQRTSSTFFVQLDEGIRFFDIRVKPEKDYVWSLYHSSFYLGISFNQFLDNVSEWLNKHPSETLFVSIKEDQSNTGAPSNNDILSKYINDYANKIKWLLDVNDSTTLAHARGRLILLNRFNETPGVNLKAWPDDVANGTFTANNFTVWLQDSYTSGGSDKSAAILRFMYNHFKSPNTELKFNFMSSSTSSCFYKPKECKNSFMPHVNYAINQNSETSSGSNGNIKYFPNGVIPMDFYDVELSRFIAAMNQFSL; via the coding sequence ATGTTCAAAATAATTATAAATAATTTAATTATTTCTTTTTCAATTTTATTATATTCTAATACCTTATTTGCAGCTTCTAAAACAAAATATTTATATATAAACAATTTTTCTAATACAAATATTTTTAATTTACTAACAGAAAATGTTGATAATTCTGATTGGGATGGTGTATCTCGACCAGACAAAAATATAAATGGAAAATCATTGGCTTCGGGTCAGAAATTATCTGAACGGGAAGAAATTAACACTTATAAAAATACACATTGTTTTAATTTGAATATACATATGAAAGATGAGATTCCTAATATAAGAGTTTGTTTGGATTCAGATTGGACAAACCAAAACTGGCGAACCTTGTATATTGGAAATAAATATGATGTTGTGAGTTATGGCCAAACAAATGATGTGTATATAGATGTTATAAACCATGTCGATTTGCAAAATTGGACAACTAACTTGCCAGATAGTATGCCAATAGCAAAAATGAGTATCCCTGGGACACATGATTCCGGTACATGGCATTATAATAATTTCATAATGAATTCTTTTGTCAGGACACAGAGAACAAGTTCCACTTTTTTCGTTCAATTAGATGAAGGGATCCGCTTTTTTGATATTCGCGTAAAACCAGAGAAAGACTATGTATGGTCTTTGTATCATTCATCGTTTTATTTAGGCATTTCGTTCAATCAATTTTTGGACAATGTCAGTGAATGGTTAAATAAGCATCCATCAGAGACGCTGTTTGTCAGTATAAAAGAAGATCAAAGCAATACTGGAGCTCCTTCTAATAATGATATTTTATCAAAATATATAAATGATTATGCCAATAAAATTAAATGGCTGCTTGATGTAAATGATTCTACTACTCTTGCTCATGCTCGTGGAAGATTAATACTGCTCAATCGCTTTAATGAAACACCAGGCGTTAATTTGAAAGCTTGGCCAGACGATGTTGCCAACGGTACTTTTACAGCAAATAACTTTACAGTTTGGTTGCAAGATTCCTATACTTCTGGTGGCAGTGACAAATCTGCTGCAATTTTAAGATTTATGTACAATCATTTTAAATCTCCGAATACCGAACTAAAATTTAATTTTATGTCTTCATCAACTTCATCCTGCTTCTATAAACCCAAAGAATGCAAAAATAGTTTCATGCCTCATGTTAATTATGCAATAAATCAAAACTCAGAAACTTCATCCGGAAGTAACGGAAATATAAAATACTTTCCAAATGGAGTTATTCCGATGGATTTTTATGATGTGGAATTATCCCGTTTTATTGCTGCAATGAATCAATTTAGTCTTTAG
- a CDS encoding lipocalin family protein produces MIQCIKITLYLFITFFSQFIHSQEVVKNDLKSSEFNFDITKYLGTWYEQVRLPTSFQKKCDSSSAQYTLNNDGTIKVLNICNRIDGSSNEIIGKAKIDSKDPSGRNLIVSFNFITDIINFFKGVNYSIYYIDNSYKYAIVGTPQKDMLWILTREKTIPSEALEKLINSAKEFGFDISKIIYDKR; encoded by the coding sequence ATGATTCAATGCATAAAAATTACCTTATACTTATTCATTACTTTTTTTTCACAATTTATTCACTCTCAAGAAGTTGTTAAAAATGATTTGAAATCATCGGAGTTTAATTTTGATATTACTAAATATTTAGGCACTTGGTATGAACAAGTTCGGTTACCAACATCCTTTCAAAAAAAATGCGACTCTTCTTCAGCACAATACACTTTAAATAATGATGGTACAATTAAAGTACTAAACATATGCAACAGAATAGATGGAAGCAGTAACGAAATTATTGGAAAAGCAAAAATTGATTCTAAAGATCCTAGTGGTCGAAATTTAATTGTTAGTTTTAATTTTATTACAGATATTATTAATTTTTTTAAAGGAGTGAACTATTCAATATATTATATTGATAACTCTTATAAATATGCAATAGTTGGCACCCCACAAAAAGACATGTTGTGGATTTTAACAAGAGAAAAAACGATTCCTTCTGAGGCATTGGAAAAACTCATAAATTCAGCTAAAGAATTTGGCTTTGATATTTCTAAGATCATATACGATAAACGCTAG
- a CDS encoding site-specific integrase, with translation MTLENILELFLKSLQTKGASSQTLRAYKLDLLDYLKHLNENEFSEEATPL, from the coding sequence ATGACATTAGAAAATATTTTAGAGCTCTTTCTTAAAAGCCTGCAAACGAAAGGTGCATCTTCCCAAACACTAAGAGCGTATAAACTCGATCTATTAGATTACTTAAAACATTTAAATGAAAACGAGTTCTCAGAGGAAGCAACTCCTCTCTAA
- a CDS encoding recombinase family protein, whose amino-acid sequence MHIGYARVSSADQSCNLQNDALTKSGCEKIFSDIASGAKIERKGLNDAINYMRPGDTLVVWRLDRLGRTLSSLISFVNELNNKQLCFKSIVENIDTTSPTGKFFFHVTGAFAELERNIIKERTKAGLEAARSRGRLGGRPKAISPDKIKAAIALYNKNETSISSICKLLNISERSFYRYKLMENN is encoded by the coding sequence ATGCACATTGGTTATGCAAGAGTTTCAAGTGCAGATCAATCTTGCAATTTGCAAAACGATGCACTTACTAAATCTGGATGTGAAAAGATATTCTCAGATATTGCTAGTGGAGCAAAAATTGAGAGAAAAGGTTTAAATGATGCAATAAATTATATGCGACCAGGTGATACTTTAGTTGTATGGAGATTAGATCGTCTTGGCCGAACTCTTTCTAGCTTAATCTCATTTGTCAATGAACTTAATAATAAACAACTTTGCTTCAAAAGCATTGTAGAAAATATTGATACAACAAGTCCAACTGGAAAATTCTTTTTCCATGTGACAGGTGCATTTGCAGAGCTAGAACGCAATATCATCAAAGAAAGAACAAAAGCTGGCCTTGAAGCTGCGCGTTCAAGAGGTAGATTAGGAGGAAGACCGAAAGCGATTTCTCCAGATAAAATTAAAGCAGCTATTGCTTTATATAATAAAAATGAAACATCTATATCTAGCATATGTAAATTATTAAATATTTCAGAAAGAAGTTTTTATCGATATAAATTAATGGAAAACAATTAA
- a CDS encoding Tn3 family transposase: protein MCINNSIDFSDYRKELISEEESLRTLDDYGKLIGFSSDKKQFIIDIQNNLEKSANFTDETFQENPDFKIQNGEPKLKKYIPIEKDKAKLKELESMLDKKMQKHSMSLLNILISGNNLLNLTKFFGPNSGHAAKIKDEEMRYILTVFAYGTGLGPTQTAKAVPEVNRRKISFLNLRHTSVDKIDNCIRSVINIYNKFDLPKLWGNGSRAAADGTHWDMYDNNLLSEYHIRYGQFGGIGYYHVSDTYIALFSHFISCGMREGIFILDGLSKNKSDIQPDTIHGDSHAQMLTGFGLSYLLGIKLMPRIKNWKDLNFYKPSSKKIFKHIDSLFTKEKIDWDLIGKYLYDMIRVAQSIKAGKINPSTILKRLNTSSRKNKLYYDFRELGRVIRTTYLLHYLSDQDLRRIVQSSTNKCESFNKFVKWIYFGEDMITKNDREEQLRVIKYNHLIAVVLTFYNVYAITKSVKELTSEGIKVNPTLISKINPYRTGHVSRFGVYEIQDRKLDDIDFELKV, encoded by the coding sequence TTGTGCATAAATAATAGCATTGATTTCTCTGATTATAGAAAGGAACTTATTTCTGAAGAAGAGTCACTAAGAACGCTAGATGATTATGGAAAATTAATAGGATTTTCCTCAGATAAGAAACAATTTATTATAGATATTCAAAATAATTTAGAAAAATCAGCCAATTTTACTGATGAAACTTTTCAAGAAAATCCAGATTTTAAAATTCAAAATGGAGAACCTAAATTAAAGAAATATATTCCTATTGAAAAAGATAAAGCAAAACTAAAAGAATTAGAGAGCATGCTTGATAAAAAGATGCAAAAACATTCTATGTCATTATTAAATATATTAATTTCTGGAAATAATTTATTAAATTTAACAAAGTTCTTCGGGCCAAATAGTGGACATGCAGCAAAAATTAAAGATGAAGAAATGCGTTATATTTTAACGGTTTTTGCTTATGGAACGGGTCTTGGCCCTACTCAAACAGCAAAAGCTGTTCCTGAAGTAAATAGAAGGAAAATTTCATTTTTGAATTTAAGGCATACTTCCGTTGATAAAATTGATAATTGTATTAGAAGTGTTATAAATATTTATAACAAATTTGATTTACCTAAACTTTGGGGAAATGGCTCAAGAGCTGCTGCTGATGGAACTCATTGGGATATGTATGATAATAATTTACTCTCCGAATATCATATAAGATATGGTCAGTTTGGAGGAATTGGATATTATCATGTTAGTGATACTTATATTGCATTATTTTCTCATTTCATATCTTGCGGTATGAGAGAAGGTATATTTATTTTAGACGGACTTTCTAAAAATAAATCAGATATCCAGCCTGATACAATCCATGGAGATTCTCACGCTCAAATGCTCACAGGATTTGGTTTATCGTATCTTCTAGGTATAAAATTAATGCCAAGAATAAAAAATTGGAAAGATTTAAATTTTTACAAACCATCTTCAAAAAAAATTTTTAAACATATAGATTCCTTGTTTACAAAAGAAAAAATTGATTGGGATTTAATTGGAAAATATTTATATGATATGATCAGGGTTGCTCAATCAATTAAGGCTGGAAAAATAAATCCATCAACAATATTAAAAAGATTAAACACTAGTTCTAGAAAAAATAAATTGTATTATGATTTTAGAGAATTAGGCAGAGTTATTCGAACAACTTATCTCCTCCATTATTTATCCGATCAAGATCTTAGAAGAATAGTCCAATCTTCAACTAACAAATGTGAATCTTTTAATAAATTTGTAAAATGGATTTATTTTGGTGAAGATATGATTACAAAGAACGACAGGGAAGAGCAATTGAGAGTTATAAAATATAACCATTTAATAGCCGTTGTTCTTACATTTTATAATGTATATGCAATAACAAAATCAGTTAAAGAGCTTACTTCCGAAGGTATCAAAGTTAATCCAACTCTTATTTCAAAAATTAATCCGTATCGAACTGGCCATGTAAGCAGATTTGGAGTTTATGAAATTCAGGATCGAAAACTAGATGATATTGACTTTGAACTAAAAGTTTGA
- a CDS encoding ATP-binding cassette domain-containing protein, translated as MLRAKTSALITLIIRSRSTRLETWWLARMSNTHLVRHDNLNSASKNFLRFICDLNIIRKYALLSLLLTFIASIIPYVFYWIISKSSTCTTNSECSIELKLLVPIYFKISVALLIALFAIAFISKIFSLVLIEIGGMWASASIHQKMVLSISKTRVTYFDKIHSGQVINRLISDYTFIRVRAIGYLADGLYAFGELISVCIVVGIANPLAAVVVVPVAIFYILIQLSVGPTAGCISEEGSSLLAKLLNRQKEMILGLNSYIWSGNEITLIKRIKILVEKNLMLEITLANINAWAYFWMGIVTLLFNVAVYCFVVYALNANIITKSTSGVVLTVIFSVDAAVMWLSMTTLNIFNASSILKRIYQLVDLNEPEALYKPVVKHGNPMDGIHFENFSMSYIPGSNQILKNINLYIPNSQITGVIGRTGSGKSSLVQSLFKMVTPLNGNIFIDSESIYSIDLKEIINNVGIVSQNILLRNGTILDNISSYGSSKELILKIIHDLSIPLELEKVIEGNGVNLSSGERQLIALIRISLSNKKFIILDEPTSTLSSEMESAFISAAKRLLAGKTVLMITHNPEPLRLCDNVYEMSGGYVISKKLKAEECAIKYEESHGPTNC; from the coding sequence ATGCTTCGTGCCAAAACTTCAGCTCTGATTACTTTAATCATACGATCACGATCAACTCGACTAGAAACATGGTGGCTAGCACGCATGAGTAATACCCATTTGGTTCGTCACGACAATCTGAATTCAGCCTCAAAAAATTTTCTTAGGTTTATTTGCGATTTAAATATTATACGGAAATATGCACTCCTTTCTCTATTACTAACATTTATAGCTTCAATTATACCATATGTTTTTTATTGGATAATTAGTAAGTCCTCAACCTGTACAACAAATTCAGAATGCTCAATAGAACTTAAGCTACTTGTTCCAATTTATTTCAAGATTTCAGTAGCTTTACTAATTGCGCTTTTTGCCATTGCATTCATCAGTAAGATATTTTCTCTTGTATTAATCGAAATTGGCGGAATGTGGGCCTCAGCCAGCATACACCAGAAAATGGTACTTAGTATTTCCAAGACTAGGGTGACTTATTTTGATAAGATACATTCAGGCCAAGTAATCAATCGGTTAATTTCCGATTATACTTTTATTCGCGTACGAGCGATTGGATATTTAGCAGATGGCTTATATGCCTTTGGCGAACTTATTAGTGTTTGTATAGTTGTGGGCATCGCAAATCCGCTTGCAGCAGTGGTAGTTGTTCCTGTAGCTATTTTTTATATTCTGATTCAATTATCTGTTGGGCCTACTGCTGGCTGTATAAGCGAAGAAGGATCAAGCCTATTAGCTAAACTTCTCAATCGTCAAAAAGAAATGATTCTTGGTCTAAATTCATATATTTGGTCAGGTAACGAAATAACTTTGATAAAAAGGATAAAGATATTAGTTGAAAAAAACCTAATGCTAGAAATAACTTTAGCGAATATTAATGCATGGGCATATTTCTGGATGGGTATTGTTACCTTATTATTCAATGTTGCTGTCTATTGCTTTGTTGTTTACGCGCTAAATGCCAACATAATCACAAAAAGCACTTCTGGTGTTGTGCTTACAGTTATATTTTCAGTTGATGCTGCCGTTATGTGGTTATCAATGACAACACTGAATATCTTCAACGCTTCCAGCATCCTAAAACGTATTTACCAACTCGTTGATTTAAACGAGCCTGAAGCGCTATACAAACCTGTAGTTAAACATGGAAATCCCATGGATGGAATACATTTCGAAAATTTTTCAATGTCATACATCCCCGGAAGCAACCAGATATTAAAAAATATCAACTTATACATACCAAACTCACAAATAACTGGCGTAATTGGCAGGACAGGCTCTGGAAAAAGCAGTCTAGTTCAATCCTTATTTAAGATGGTAACGCCTTTAAATGGGAATATCTTCATTGACTCTGAGTCTATTTACTCAATTGATTTAAAAGAAATAATAAACAATGTTGGTATTGTATCTCAAAATATACTCCTTAGAAATGGAACAATCTTAGATAATATTTCTAGTTATGGCTCATCCAAAGAGTTGATTTTAAAAATAATTCATGATCTCTCTATACCGCTAGAGTTAGAAAAAGTAATTGAAGGAAATGGAGTCAATCTTAGCTCAGGTGAACGACAACTGATAGCGCTCATTAGAATTTCATTGAGTAATAAAAAATTTATTATTTTAGATGAGCCAACGAGCACGCTTAGCTCAGAAATGGAGTCAGCCTTTATTTCTGCAGCGAAGAGGCTTCTTGCTGGAAAAACAGTTTTAATGATTACCCATAATCCAGAACCACTCCGATTATGTGATAACGTATATGAAATGTCGGGTGGGTATGTAATTTCAAAAAAACTAAAAGCTGAGGAGTGCGCCATTAAGTATGAGGAGAGTCATGGCCCAACGAATTGTTAA
- a CDS encoding ATP-binding cassette domain-containing protein, translating to MQKGFTLFSSKLSIIKTFLYEYKGLLISTIGLQFVGRLSFLATIYISKILIDLVQINFKTIFILLLFGLVLFIATITGSYTKRCLIFIGSGISLYFYSLLNNVLLYHVVNRKEMESLVSQIRTLIASDIKHIQSFVNGLMSNFIPTLFAVSIFFPLLYTELGLAGLIAGCSTFLFLPLSLYISKRIGKYQHPIQTREESLNSHIDEWISNIREIRYEGTSVNYEERIASDLKSYLKISSKQHILVAVNFTFAMIWQLIPIIILFAIYSFSNQNRSIGSIFASIWMLAILNSSIQYIPFTLAAASRAKHCWFRITNQLSELAKEKRNKLKLTIPDFCAIQFESVSVKLGNTTLLSAFSAIIDLESNTFIEGNIGSGKSTLLRLLSGQIKHTSGTIFLISKSGARQEIASLADIPSYREMVFYVETIPFLTADSIVENIAFGSSYNRNKADEALRIAKLDNEFCDEEYVYREKLSENGKNISGGQRQRIGIAQAIYSSRPIILLDNCFSSLDQNTRNEILKQLHGNGLVLVYASCQNFSSDYFNHTITINSTRNMVASTHE from the coding sequence ATGCAGAAGGGATTCACACTTTTTTCTTCAAAATTGAGTATTATTAAGACTTTCCTTTATGAGTATAAAGGATTGCTAATAAGCACCATTGGACTTCAATTTGTCGGCCGATTATCATTTTTAGCCACTATATATATTAGCAAAATATTAATTGATCTTGTCCAGATCAATTTTAAAACAATTTTTATATTATTGTTATTTGGACTTGTTTTATTTATTGCTACAATTACTGGCAGCTATACTAAGAGATGTCTTATTTTTATTGGTTCTGGAATTAGCTTATATTTCTATAGCTTGCTTAACAATGTACTTCTTTATCACGTTGTTAACAGGAAGGAAATGGAGAGTCTAGTTAGCCAGATTCGCACCCTAATTGCCTCCGACATCAAACATATCCAGTCTTTTGTGAATGGATTGATGAGCAACTTCATTCCTACTTTGTTTGCCGTAAGTATTTTTTTCCCATTACTTTATACAGAACTTGGCCTAGCAGGCCTTATAGCTGGTTGCTCTACTTTTTTGTTCCTTCCATTATCACTCTATATTTCAAAACGTATAGGAAAATATCAACACCCAATCCAAACCAGAGAAGAATCTCTAAATTCACATATTGATGAATGGATTTCAAATATTCGAGAAATTCGATACGAAGGAACATCGGTCAATTACGAAGAACGAATTGCTTCTGATTTAAAGTCTTACCTTAAAATTTCGTCGAAACAGCATATACTCGTTGCCGTGAATTTCACGTTTGCAATGATATGGCAACTTATCCCCATTATAATCTTGTTTGCAATTTATTCCTTTAGCAACCAAAATAGATCAATCGGTTCCATCTTTGCCTCAATTTGGATGCTTGCAATATTAAACTCTAGCATCCAATACATCCCATTTACATTAGCTGCCGCAAGCAGAGCAAAACATTGTTGGTTTCGAATCACGAATCAGCTTAGTGAATTAGCAAAAGAAAAGAGAAATAAACTCAAACTCACTATACCGGATTTTTGTGCTATCCAATTTGAGAGCGTCTCTGTTAAGTTAGGTAATACAACTTTGCTTTCTGCATTTAGTGCGATTATAGACCTAGAATCAAACACCTTCATTGAAGGAAATATTGGATCTGGTAAATCTACATTATTGCGCCTGCTTTCTGGACAGATAAAACATACGAGTGGCACAATTTTCTTAATTAGCAAGAGTGGTGCACGACAGGAAATAGCATCATTAGCCGACATTCCCTCTTATAGAGAAATGGTATTTTATGTTGAAACCATACCATTCTTAACTGCAGACAGTATTGTTGAAAATATCGCATTTGGTTCAAGCTATAATAGAAATAAGGCAGATGAGGCGCTTCGAATCGCTAAATTAGACAATGAATTTTGCGATGAAGAATACGTTTACAGAGAAAAACTTTCAGAAAATGGAAAAAACATATCAGGGGGGCAAAGGCAACGAATCGGAATTGCCCAAGCAATATACTCAAGCCGCCCAATAATATTATTAGATAACTGTTTTTCATCTTTGGATCAAAATACCCGAAACGAAATCCTAAAACAGCTTCATGGAAACGGCTTAGTTTTGGTTTATGCTTCGTGCCAAAACTTCAGCTCTGATTACTTTAATCATACGATCACGATCAACTCGACTAGAAACATGGTGGCTAGCACGCATGAGTAA
- a CDS encoding GNAT family N-acetyltransferase, producing MQLIFKITKNINLHLKADIKSLLQCSMYLPTEEKIETVYQQFTSTNNEERMLILAISPDDKVTNEFKELLVGLMAIEIETDRVLIRYISTKEEFRNNGIGKQMIQFLQNHFAKKIEAETDDDAIEFYKKVGFKVFMNKKNSNNIIRYTCVKL from the coding sequence TTGCAATTAATATTTAAAATAACAAAAAATATAAATCTGCACTTAAAAGCAGATATAAAATCTCTTCTTCAATGTTCAATGTATCTTCCTACTGAAGAGAAAATTGAGACTGTTTATCAGCAATTCACGAGTACTAACAATGAAGAACGTATGTTAATTCTTGCAATATCCCCCGATGATAAAGTTACAAATGAATTTAAAGAGTTGTTAGTTGGTTTAATGGCTATCGAGATAGAAACTGATAGAGTGCTTATCCGCTATATTTCGACAAAAGAAGAATTCCGCAATAACGGTATTGGAAAACAGATGATACAATTTCTTCAAAATCATTTTGCCAAAAAAATAGAAGCAGAAACGGATGATGATGCTATAGAGTTTTATAAAAAAGTAGGTTTTAAAGTTTTTATGAATAAAAAAAATTCTAATAATATTATTCGTTATACATGTGTTAAACTTTAA
- a CDS encoding DUF6868 family protein, producing MSLDILKIFFMWSTILSVALLIFYSFILLVFKKHLIQKMQIFIKLPEDKISVVIFSALVFLKILSIILFIIPYFTVLIITM from the coding sequence ATGTCCTTAGATATTTTAAAAATTTTCTTTATGTGGTCCACTATATTGAGTGTTGCTCTGCTTATTTTTTATAGTTTTATATTGCTCGTTTTTAAAAAACATTTAATTCAAAAAATGCAAATATTTATTAAACTTCCAGAAGATAAAATATCAGTTGTAATTTTTTCAGCTTTAGTTTTTTTAAAAATATTATCAATAATTTTGTTTATTATACCCTATTTCACGGTTTTGATTATTACAATGTAA
- a CDS encoding DUF2461 domain-containing protein, whose amino-acid sequence MRYFDKSIFKYLTDLKSNNNKEWFLENKEKYESIAREPFLKFISDFAPHLEKIAPNHQAIAKKTGDSLFRINKDLRFANRDEPYKTWIAAQFKHKKSKDVHSPGFYLHIEPKKCFFGGGIWQPDSQTCQKIRTAIAKNTKEWSTIRNSKRFTSLFEMDKDSLKKPPKGFDLSHPNIEDIIRKNFVIMHALKQKDVTSDYFLERIVDLCENSAKYIKFLTISCGLKWD is encoded by the coding sequence ATGAGATATTTTGATAAATCTATTTTTAAATATCTAACTGACCTAAAGTCAAACAATAATAAAGAATGGTTTTTAGAAAATAAAGAAAAATATGAAAGTATTGCACGGGAACCGTTTCTGAAATTTATTTCTGATTTTGCGCCTCACTTAGAAAAAATTGCTCCCAATCATCAAGCAATTGCAAAAAAAACTGGTGACTCCCTCTTTCGAATCAATAAGGATTTACGTTTTGCAAATCGTGATGAGCCTTATAAAACATGGATTGCCGCCCAATTTAAGCATAAAAAAAGTAAAGATGTTCATTCGCCGGGATTTTATTTGCATATAGAACCCAAAAAATGCTTTTTTGGTGGAGGAATATGGCAGCCTGATTCACAGACATGCCAAAAAATTCGGACAGCGATTGCTAAAAACACAAAAGAATGGAGTACAATAAGAAATAGTAAAAGATTTACAAGTTTATTTGAGATGGATAAAGATTCTTTAAAAAAGCCTCCAAAAGGTTTTGATCTTAGTCACCCAAATATTGAAGATATAATAAGAAAAAACTTCGTTATTATGCATGCGCTAAAACAAAAGGATGTCACTTCAGATTATTTCTTAGAAAGAATTGTTGATCTGTGCGAAAATTCAGCAAAATATATTAAGTTTTTAACGATTTCATGCGGGCTTAAGTGGGATTAA